A stretch of the Borrelia hermsii DAH genome encodes the following:
- a CDS encoding anti-CBASS protein Acb1 family protein has product MFRRKNKGCTRSSLMPVSDALIGDSLRLAHQVAEIYAGFAASRDIEHKKGDGLDKLFDNNFRGVIKKMVYTAILSGESAFYIVVPDSEDPSIPLRRGFPCLCFNFGEVCNGYDYSFENIHPTRVVKMKSSFLNFQALEKSSRIMDTLLDETVGFLKVNNFTFLKSATLPSVKDMTAYDLAELKKNMEGVLDSNHKMMILGREDDIANITRSVSPIRDAFDIIVSDITLHSGIPKEVLYPISPSGEGSVGNYDIFYLNIEQICRLMVAPFINTVLEKFGLQSNWQFKAVKPISQKEQAEVDEKHARTLVLYTELLAKAREMGDLDLAEKIQSELEEFLKV; this is encoded by the coding sequence TTGTTTCGTAGAAAAAATAAAGGTTGCACTAGGTCATCTCTAATGCCAGTAAGCGATGCGTTAATAGGTGATTCATTAAGACTTGCACATCAAGTAGCAGAGATATATGCAGGATTTGCAGCATCTAGGGACATTGAGCATAAAAAAGGAGACGGACTTGATAAGCTTTTTGATAATAATTTTAGGGGAGTTATCAAGAAGATGGTTTACACCGCAATTCTTTCTGGAGAGAGTGCTTTTTATATAGTAGTTCCAGATTCAGAAGACCCTAGTATACCGCTTCGTCGTGGATTTCCTTGTCTTTGTTTTAATTTCGGAGAAGTGTGTAATGGATATGATTATTCTTTTGAAAATATTCATCCAACCCGTGTTGTTAAGATGAAGTCGTCGTTTTTGAATTTTCAAGCTTTAGAGAAGAGTAGTAGGATTATGGACACTTTGCTTGATGAAACTGTGGGTTTTTTGAAAGTTAATAATTTTACTTTTTTAAAATCAGCAACCCTTCCATCAGTAAAAGATATGACCGCTTATGATCTTGCGGAACTTAAGAAGAATATGGAAGGGGTGCTAGACAGCAATCATAAGATGATGATACTTGGTAGAGAAGATGATATTGCAAATATTACGCGCTCTGTAAGTCCTATAAGGGATGCTTTTGATATTATTGTGTCTGATATAACCCTTCATTCAGGAATTCCCAAGGAAGTACTCTATCCCATTTCTCCATCTGGTGAGGGTAGTGTTGGGAATTATGACATATTTTACCTTAATATTGAGCAGATATGTAGGCTAATGGTAGCACCATTTATAAACACTGTGCTTGAAAAATTTGGACTTCAGTCTAATTGGCAATTTAAGGCGGTTAAACCTATTAGTCAAAAAGAGCAGGCAGAAGTTGATGAGAAACATGCACGTACTCTTGTCTTATATACAGAGCTTTTAGCAAAGGCTAGGGAAATGGGTGATTTGGATCTTGCTGAAAAGATCCAATCTGAGCTTGAAGAGTTCCTCAAAGTTTAA
- a CDS encoding PBSX family phage terminase large subunit, with the protein MRLKRLPIYFDAYKRKPGAEIFVYYSSRGTGKTYDIATVNLERKFTPEGGDTLAVRKKKNKTVQSIHKEILELLHRYNLRREFTVSKAKIETKNLIYGRKRAFVFEGGHDTTDLKSYAHFKDLWLEEANQFTESDIERLIPTMRERGGRIYMSSNPVPRSHWLYKRYIANEDNPAVCVIKSTYRDNPFLNGGDVDSWLEKQRLAYHGNDIGFRIEVLGEEFDFGTARFIKNFDVCDSDLISRVQGSFYTGIHIRGNRVCFLEILVGRIAYLPVTVVTNASSKVLLSKEDYERECARFRGTFVLPSTREELRFVFSRFGRGSLIARSRNLYALSDYLIPNNLNVLRREETEEVILEFSETEYYYDESLGSESGTATNLVMQRDLQYIPAFLNAVSIFA; encoded by the coding sequence TTGAGGTTGAAGCGACTGCCAATTTACTTTGATGCATATAAAAGGAAACCTGGTGCTGAGATTTTTGTGTATTACTCAAGTCGTGGTACTGGTAAGACTTATGATATTGCGACAGTTAATCTTGAGAGAAAGTTTACCCCAGAAGGTGGCGATACTTTGGCAGTGAGGAAGAAGAAAAACAAAACTGTTCAGTCAATTCACAAAGAGATTTTAGAGTTGCTTCACAGATATAACCTAAGACGTGAGTTTACTGTAAGCAAAGCTAAGATAGAGACAAAAAATTTAATATATGGACGTAAGCGCGCATTTGTATTTGAAGGAGGGCATGATACTACTGACCTTAAATCTTATGCACACTTTAAAGACCTATGGCTTGAGGAGGCTAATCAGTTTACTGAATCTGATATTGAAAGACTGATACCTACAATGAGAGAGAGGGGAGGGAGAATTTACATGTCAAGTAACCCAGTGCCTCGTTCTCATTGGCTTTACAAACGTTACATTGCAAATGAGGATAATCCGGCAGTATGCGTGATCAAGAGTACTTATAGAGACAATCCGTTCTTAAATGGAGGAGATGTTGATTCTTGGTTAGAGAAACAAAGACTTGCATATCATGGAAATGATATTGGATTTAGGATTGAGGTCTTAGGAGAAGAGTTTGATTTTGGAACAGCAAGGTTTATCAAAAATTTTGATGTATGTGATTCTGATCTTATCTCCAGAGTACAGGGAAGTTTTTATACAGGGATTCATATTAGGGGAAATAGGGTTTGTTTCTTAGAAATTCTTGTTGGAAGAATTGCTTACTTGCCAGTAACAGTTGTAACTAATGCTAGTAGTAAAGTTTTACTATCAAAGGAAGATTATGAGCGTGAATGTGCACGTTTTAGAGGAACTTTTGTTTTGCCAAGTACTAGGGAAGAATTGAGGTTTGTTTTCTCTCGTTTTGGTAGAGGGTCTTTAATAGCGCGTAGTCGTAATCTTTATGCGCTATCAGATTACCTTATCCCTAATAACCTTAATGTATTAAGACGAGAAGAGACTGAAGAGGTAATCTTGGAGTTTAGTGAGACTGAATATTATTATGATGAATCTTTAGGCAGCGAGAGTGGTACTGCTACAAATCTTGTTATGCAAAGAGATTTGCAGTACATTCCAGCATTTCTCAATGCTGTGTCAATTTTTGCGTAA
- a CDS encoding right-handed parallel beta-helix repeat-containing protein, whose product MQQEDKGEKDLTEGDVIDIVNLEAPPYPSVNLSSLDINEPSGMVNAELISTDNTDSEGESDFQGESDSEDVQEEEEQHGFCDLSIVFFTDEGQFFDLTPYTDVSSVSLELKIVDPTLKTASSSFKFEANGLSDEFLDFLFFRKEEVYVKVSEGSRSLFKGILEKFFNREVFNSTKSISFTVNDYSKLLSVVFERPIQFPVNYNPDWLYVYNPLVREQSVVHLILEKSNLKDLIDDDGSESILAKVPAVIIADGEDLETILSALLYEFGYAYTFTGDGKLQILPIWKSEVIKKDVKLCSIDASSYVLSKSSSSSYDSTRVIWREGKFQSKEEAISNKRPLYSAPINVQGSGSSLYVAVLQKGVVYPDFADKVGSVVYQEYDPKWFDTAYKWDFKKKEVWHDHYAINDHLAIISTHNLETRFNADSDIKLVHEEYYPTKARVWFKNTSSSQGSRYIYYFDIYGDVFYTTARNILQTDNADDFYSKRFEYSTRFIFDSESAVRFFKFLTNLRVKGHTIVNFRSTQELDLTDFVRLKFEDFGVDHFFLILSKKISGFDMNIRLYEYEGLTWGDYTHYDYLTTSQHIGAKDHLGAIREVIVAPFNYGVAARDNDFLSPHLVAPGFQDEVTMQEALSLAKRSGTSKIRLLPGDFYMYGSVDISNFELRGEDGVVIRAGGFAKNIFTATRSFKMSRLTVCQKPMGELWIRGGNLSADQHLESYLEDKEFALSANLRLCSSYRFREEERSSIYSDSAGFIYLKNITFICNQGVALKTMKVKKILFENVIFKSTSQGFAIHDVDNMTLIGVEIESNKKASVANGVNAIIRGGVVKKNRDGLHFTNFSSLKVNEVEFLSNTGVALELDGVVSARFAGNSFVENKVGLKSNSLDLLIRDSFLKNELGMSFIKKSGVGSRVVDFNVYEENAKDKEEAA is encoded by the coding sequence TTGCAACAAGAAGATAAAGGTGAGAAGGATTTAACAGAAGGAGATGTAATAGATATAGTTAATCTTGAAGCTCCTCCCTACCCTTCTGTTAATTTGTCTTCTCTAGATATCAATGAGCCTTCTGGAATGGTTAATGCAGAGTTAATCTCTACAGATAATACTGATTCTGAAGGTGAATCTGATTTTCAAGGTGAATCTGATTCTGAAGATGTTCAAGAAGAGGAAGAACAGCACGGGTTTTGTGATCTGAGCATTGTCTTTTTTACCGATGAAGGTCAGTTCTTTGATCTAACTCCTTATACTGATGTATCTAGTGTGTCTTTAGAGCTTAAAATCGTAGATCCTACACTAAAGACTGCATCAAGTAGCTTTAAATTTGAAGCAAATGGTCTTTCAGATGAATTTTTGGACTTTCTGTTCTTTAGGAAAGAAGAAGTATATGTAAAGGTAAGTGAGGGATCCCGGTCATTATTCAAAGGTATTTTAGAAAAATTTTTCAATAGAGAAGTGTTTAACTCAACTAAAAGTATTAGCTTTACTGTGAACGATTATTCTAAACTTTTGAGTGTTGTTTTTGAGAGGCCTATTCAATTTCCTGTTAATTACAATCCCGATTGGCTCTATGTATATAACCCATTAGTAAGGGAGCAATCAGTAGTCCATTTAATTTTAGAGAAAAGTAATCTTAAAGATTTGATTGATGATGATGGCTCTGAGAGCATCTTGGCCAAAGTTCCTGCAGTAATTATTGCTGATGGAGAGGATCTTGAGACAATTCTCTCAGCACTGCTATATGAATTTGGATATGCATATACATTTACAGGTGATGGGAAGCTACAGATTTTACCTATTTGGAAGAGCGAGGTTATAAAGAAGGATGTAAAGCTTTGCTCTATTGATGCCTCAAGTTATGTTCTCTCAAAGAGTAGTTCTAGTAGTTATGATTCAACTAGGGTTATTTGGAGAGAAGGTAAATTTCAAAGTAAAGAAGAAGCTATTTCAAATAAAAGGCCGCTTTATTCTGCTCCCATTAATGTTCAAGGGTCCGGAAGCAGTCTTTATGTTGCAGTTTTGCAAAAAGGAGTGGTGTACCCTGATTTTGCAGATAAAGTAGGTAGTGTTGTCTATCAAGAATATGATCCTAAATGGTTTGATACTGCTTATAAATGGGATTTTAAGAAAAAAGAGGTATGGCATGACCATTATGCAATAAATGATCATTTGGCCATAATCTCAACACATAATCTTGAGACTCGTTTTAATGCCGATTCTGATATTAAACTTGTTCATGAAGAATATTATCCAACAAAAGCACGTGTTTGGTTTAAAAATACATCTTCAAGTCAAGGTTCTCGTTATATTTATTACTTTGATATATATGGTGATGTTTTTTACACAACTGCTCGTAACATATTGCAGACTGATAATGCGGATGATTTTTACAGTAAGCGATTTGAGTATTCAACCAGGTTTATTTTTGATTCTGAGTCAGCTGTAAGGTTTTTTAAGTTTTTAACTAATTTAAGAGTTAAAGGACATACAATCGTTAATTTCAGGTCAACTCAAGAATTAGACCTTACTGATTTTGTAAGGCTTAAGTTTGAGGATTTTGGTGTAGATCATTTTTTCTTGATTTTATCAAAAAAGATTTCCGGATTTGATATGAATATAAGATTGTATGAGTATGAAGGGCTTACATGGGGAGATTATACGCATTATGATTACCTTACAACTTCTCAGCATATAGGGGCTAAAGACCATTTAGGAGCTATTCGTGAAGTTATAGTTGCACCTTTCAATTATGGTGTTGCTGCTAGAGATAATGATTTTTTAAGTCCCCATCTTGTTGCACCAGGCTTTCAAGATGAAGTTACAATGCAGGAGGCTTTAAGCTTAGCAAAACGTTCTGGAACAAGCAAAATCAGATTACTTCCGGGTGATTTTTATATGTACGGTTCAGTTGATATATCTAATTTCGAGCTTAGGGGAGAGGATGGCGTTGTAATTCGAGCTGGTGGTTTTGCAAAAAATATTTTCACTGCAACTCGTTCATTTAAGATGTCAAGGCTAACTGTATGTCAGAAGCCTATGGGGGAACTTTGGATAAGGGGTGGTAATCTGAGTGCTGACCAACACTTAGAATCATATTTAGAGGATAAAGAATTTGCCCTATCTGCTAATTTGAGGTTGTGTTCAAGTTACAGATTCAGAGAGGAAGAGAGGTCGTCTATTTATTCAGATAGTGCAGGTTTTATTTACCTTAAAAATATTACATTTATTTGCAATCAAGGAGTGGCTTTGAAAACAATGAAAGTTAAAAAGATACTTTTTGAGAATGTTATTTTCAAATCCACAAGTCAAGGGTTTGCTATTCATGATGTTGATAATATGACGCTTATTGGAGTTGAGATTGAGTCTAATAAAAAGGCATCGGTTGCAAATGGAGTGAATGCAATAATAAGGGGTGGTGTTGTTAAGAAGAATAGAGATGGCTTACACTTTACAAATTTTTCAAGTCTTAAAGTTAATGAAGTTGAATTTCTAAGTAATACAGGTGTTGCATTAGAGCTTGATGGAGTTGTAAGTGCAAGATTTGCTGGGAATAGTTTTGTGGAAAACAAAGTAGGTCTTAAGAGTAATTCTTTAGATTTGTTAATACGTGATTCATTTTTAAAAAATGAGCTTGGTATGTCTTTTATAAAAAAATCTGGTGTTGGTTCTCGAGTTGTTGATTTCAATGTTTATGAGGAAAATGCGAAGGATAAAGAGGAGGCAGCTTAA
- a CDS encoding BBA14 family lipoprotein translates to MKARFLVNINYLKALFFVFLVFSCKGIASLPSEPVLTGKDDPVSLAFDEAALFEYALSLNAWLVDAKSYVNAYYQQDKFPLFENFDPTFKGGIGEVGVRARMDYYKRYIASVKPIAFDVYRKYTQVSLQE, encoded by the coding sequence ATGAAGGCTAGATTTTTAGTAAATATAAATTATTTGAAAGCTTTGTTTTTTGTGTTTTTGGTATTCTCCTGTAAAGGAATAGCAAGTCTTCCAAGTGAGCCTGTGTTAACAGGTAAGGATGACCCTGTAAGCTTAGCTTTTGATGAGGCTGCATTATTTGAATATGCATTAAGTCTCAATGCATGGCTTGTTGATGCTAAAAGTTATGTTAATGCTTACTACCAGCAAGATAAATTTCCATTATTTGAAAATTTTGACCCTACATTTAAGGGTGGTATTGGAGAGGTGGGAGTTAGGGCAAGAATGGATTATTATAAGCGCTACATAGCCTCAGTCAAACCCATTGCTTTTGATGTATACCGTAAGTATACCCAAGTGTCCTTACAGGAGTAG
- a CDS encoding DUF261 family protein: MRSKFFMVLYDFAYKSLKDYFIRKYKSELLESALPLEDISYKACKKIREIEKHRLVVPFQYNFKDQNVAICNFGCYFLCILFIAFVVKEIRSKVEKCLDKFEVDLLFKSLANAGCLKDANSYVLNPNLIFKNLGIGDDIHYLNVHYSPTDYESDICDILVGKYKDSESDLYHFVILDNDLRSVIWDSLGSSKAVSNGVLESLRVFRLVDSSLVFDVRQRLALYREQFKSA, translated from the coding sequence ATGAGAAGTAAGTTTTTTATGGTTCTTTATGATTTTGCATATAAATCTTTGAAAGACTATTTTATTAGGAAATATAAGTCAGAATTACTTGAAAGTGCTCTGCCTTTAGAAGATATATCTTATAAGGCTTGCAAAAAAATAAGAGAGATAGAAAAGCACAGGCTAGTAGTTCCCTTTCAATATAATTTCAAAGACCAAAACGTTGCTATTTGCAATTTTGGATGTTATTTTTTATGCATTTTATTTATTGCATTTGTTGTCAAAGAGATTAGAAGCAAGGTTGAGAAGTGTTTAGATAAGTTTGAAGTTGATTTACTTTTCAAAAGTCTTGCAAATGCTGGTTGTTTGAAAGATGCCAATTCATATGTGCTTAATCCAAATCTGATATTCAAGAATCTTGGGATTGGTGATGATATTCATTATCTTAATGTCCATTATTCCCCTACTGATTATGAGTCTGATATTTGTGATATTTTAGTTGGCAAATATAAAGATAGTGAGAGTGATTTATACCATTTTGTAATTCTTGATAACGATTTGCGCTCTGTTATTTGGGATTCACTTGGCAGTTCTAAAGCCGTAAGCAATGGGGTGCTTGAGTCTTTAAGAGTATTCAGGCTTGTTGATTCGTCTCTTGTGTTTGATGTTAGGCAAAGACTTGCTCTTTACCGAGAACAATTTAAGAGTGCGTAA